One window of the Oncorhynchus mykiss isolate Arlee chromosome 5, USDA_OmykA_1.1, whole genome shotgun sequence genome contains the following:
- the LOC110490602 gene encoding zinc finger and BTB domain-containing protein 11 isoform X12 — MSCEESYLAIRRYLSDEREPYAPGTHGNTKRKIRKAAACYVVRNGTLYYQRRQKGLDEFTELEVVLQAGRRKELIDESHIVAGGEHLNQHHTWESISQKYWWRGILKQVKDYMRQCSQCQNRQDRRGLSEDDTGPRLVGRPGRRRRVTTPASEEEEEEEEEEEGDDEMDFVTSVHHKTRSPKTVAKHELVFVDSKGVVKQYLPRHGQTMLDKLNQQRLNNQFCDITLLIEGEEHRAHKAVLAACSDYFNELFIEKGAVSSHEAVVDLSGFSKVSFLPLLEFAYTSNLCFNFCVMADVATLARHLLMAEVLQICESVHKKVEEQKLMVYQQGDIHTVLSSQPTPQQAPNEDPGAYIMTIGSDGHAVVTHTGLAGAGDDLDSLATMANTAESFRGDLTSVVTQALGGEPGETMTVVGEAGSETVTLVTHSSQARVGESVTLFSPTGETETMTVVTHSGQAGASESLAVVSACLALEQQPQDGDEGEGASPSMEPGAFLISVDPGNVAPTEVVHLAVVTLTPQENASTTTSSSASRKAEPAPKPPLAPQLPKRKRGRPAKVKQEVVEEPPVDEEVPEPVSPPAEEIQEDMHGTHDPYKRRLRQRSVGEGGYVRLHMGLEKDPAPPQLPNTPKKRGGGAKRPVKVIEAAATLIGMETAVQTDMEEILSVEGVADGAEPITEQAVGEWPEHGPAHPDGGSEVEGEHVCSECGLSFQRRYALIMHTLKHEKTRRFKCSLCNKEFQYAASLRAHLTRHKHQKSQRPPLVRVPEPYGEEGLEGDGRTKGRTKREFVCDICGKTLPKLYSLRIHMLNHTGVRPHSCRVCGKTFAHKHSLKMHRGLHDAVKQFHCLLCDKSFASKRSLEEHTSIHTGESKYLCTQCGRSFHRASGLSKHLKRHQPRPDVRGFPCSHCDRSFFEAKDLQQHMNKHLGLKPFQCQICGKSYSWKKDWYSHVKSHSVAEPYRCNVCGKEFFEKALFRRHVKKATHGKKGRVKQNLERECEHCGRKFTQLREYRRHMNNHQGVKPFECLTCGVAWADARSLKRHVRTHTGERPYVCPECQEAHIDARSLRKHMTKCHGDLLPGKIMLEKDTLQFHNQGTQVEHAVSILASDLPPELRPVQPPPAEEIETVLITEETVEAVEAVQAVQGDGVATLSDQSIMQVVNYVLSQQSVLPGGVKMEGDEGQEVIQTMEQTMEQQEVIQTMEQQEVIQTMEQQEVIQTMEQQEVIQTMEQQEVMQTMEQQEIIQTMEQQEVIQTMEQQEVMQTVEQQEGDGGQEVIQTVEQQEVIQTVEQQEVIQTVEQQEGDGGQEVIQTVEQQEVIQSVEVTHMAEVEGCDRRHLVD, encoded by the exons GTATCCTGAAGCAGGTGAAGGACTACATGAGACAATGTAGTCAGTGTCAGAACAGACAGGACCGGAGGGGGCTATCGGAGGACGATACCGGACCCAGGCTGGTTGGCCGACCAGGGagacgcaggagggtcacaacCCCAGCcagcgaggaagaggaggaagaggaggaggaggaggagggagacgacGAGATGGACTTTGTGACTTCCGTCCATCACAAGACCCGAAGCCCCAAAACAGTAGCCAAACACGAACTGGTCTTT GTGGACAGTAAAGGAGTGGTGAAGCAGTACCTTCCCAGACACGGTCAGACGATGCTGGACAAGCTGAACCAGCAGCGCCTCAACAACCAGTTCTGTGACATCACGCTGCTGATCGAGGGGGAGGAGCACAGGGCCCACAAGGCTGTGCTGGCCGCCTGCAGCGACTACTTTAATGAGCTGTTCATAGAGAAGGGAGCTGTGTCCAGTCACGAAGCGGTGGTCGACCTCTCAG gttTCAGCAAGGTCAGTTTCCTCCCCCTGCTAGAGTTTGCATACACCTCCAACCTCTGCTTCAACTTCTGTGTGATGGCCGACGTTGCCACGCTGGCCCGACACCTTCTGATGGCCGAGGTCCTTCAGATCTGTGAGTCCGTCCACAAAAAGGTAGAGGAGCAGAAGCTGATGGTCTACCAGCAAGGAGACATCCACACGGTGCTGTCCAGCCAGCCGACACCCCAACAGGCCCCGAATGAAGACCCTGGGGCCTACATTATGACCATCGGCAGCGACGGCCATGCCGTGGTGACTCATACTGGGCTAGCTGGAGCAGGGGATGACCTGGACTCCTTGGCTACCATGGCAAACACAGCAGAGTCCTTCAGAGGGGATCTGACGTCTGTAGTCACCCAGGCTCTGGGAGGTGAACCAGGGGAGACTATGACCGTGGTTGGGGAGGCAGGGTCAGAGACGGTGACTTTAGTCACCCACAGTAGCCAGGCCCGGGTAGGCGAGTCGGTCACCCTCTTCTCCCCTACTGGAGAGACCGAGACCATGACGGTGGTGACCCACAGTGGCCAGGCCGGAGCCAGTGAGTCCCTGGCCGTGGTGTCAGCCTGTCTGGCCCTGGAGCAGCAGCCGCAAGACGGGGACGAGGGAGAGGGGGCCTCCCCCTCCATGGAGCCAGGGGCCTTCCTCATCAGTGTGGACCCAGGGAATGTTGCCCCTACAGAGGTGGTCCATCTGGCTGTAGTGACACTAACACCACAGGAGaatgcatcaacaacaacatcatcatcagcGTCCCGGAAGGCAGAGCCAGCCCCCAAGCCTCCCCTTGCTCCACAACTCCCCAAAAGGAAGAGAGGGCGTCCTGCCAAAGTCAAGCAGGAAGTTGTGGAGGAGCCTCCTGTTGACGAGGAAGTGCCAGAGCCAGTTTCTCCCCCTGCAGAGGAGATCCAGGAAGATATGCATGGGACCCATGACCCCTATAAGAGACGCCTACGGCAGCGTTCCGTGGGGGAGGGAGGGTACGTCAGGCTACACATGGGGCTGGAGAAGGACCCAGCACCCCCACAGCTCCCCAACACCCCCAAG AAGAGAGGCGGAGGCGCCAAGAGACCAGTTAAAGTGATTGAGGCCGCAGCGACACTGATCGGGATGGAGACTGCTGTCCAGACGGACATGGAGGAGATCCTGTCAGTGGAGGGCGTGGCAGACGGAGCTGAGCCTATCACAGAGCAGGCTGTGGGGGAGTGGCCAGAGCATGGCCCCGCCCATccagatggagggagtgaggtgGAGGGAGAACACGTCTGTTCAGAGTGTGGACTGTCATTTCAACGACGCTACGCTCTCATCATGCACACGCTCAAACACGAGAAGACCAGGCGATTCAAGTGTAGC tTATGTAACAAGGAGTTCCAGTACGCGGCCTCTCTGAGGGCCCATCTGACCAGACACAAGCACCAGAAGAGTCAGAGGCCGCCCCTGGTCAGGGTCCCCGAGCCCTACGGCGAGGAGGGCCTCGAGGGGGACGGCAGGACCAAGGGACGCACCAAGAGAGAGTTTGTCTGTGACATCTGTGGAAAGACTCTTCCTAAGCTGTACTCTCTGAGGATCCACATGCTCAACCACACTG GGGTACGGCCCCACTCCTGCAGGGTCTGTGGGAAGACCTTTGCTCATAAACACAGCCTGAAGATGCACAGAGGTCTTCATGACGCTGTTAAACAGTTCCACTGTCTGCTCTGTGACAAGTCCTTCGCTAGTAAGAGAAGTCTGGAGGAACACACCAGTATTCACACAG GTGAATCTAAGTATCTCTGTACCCAGTGTGGGAGGTCGTTCCACCGAGCCTCTGGTCTGAGTAAACACTTAAAGAGGCACCAGCCCAGACCTGACGTACGAGGATTCCCCTGTAGTCA CTGTGATAGAAGTTTCTTTGAGGCCAAAGACCTGCAGCAGCACATGAACAAACACCTGGGACTCAAGCCCTTCCAGTGTCAG ATCTGTGGGAAGTCTTACAGCTGGAAGAAGGACTGGTACTCCCACGTCAAGTCCCACAGCGTGGCAGAGCCTTACAG GTGTAACGTCTGTGGTAAGGAGTTCTTTGAGAAGGCTCTGTTCAGGAGACATGTGAAGAAGGCCACGCATGGCAAGAAGGGCAGAGTCAAGCAGAacctagagagagagtgtgaacaCTGTGGCAGGAAGTTCACCCAGCTCCGAGAGTACAGACGACACATGAACAACCACCAGG GAGTCAAACCCTTTGAGTGTCTTACGTGCGGCGTAGCCTGGGCCGACGCCCGCTCTCTGAAGAGACACGTACGCACCCACACCGGCGAGCGCCCTTACGTGTGCCCCGAGTGCCAGGAAGCCCACATCGATGCCCGCTCCCTACGGAAGCACATGACCAAGTGCCACGGCGACCTCCTGCCGGGGAAGATCATGCTGGAGAAAGATACCCTACAGTTTCACAACCAGGGTACTCAGGTGGAACACGCCGTCTCCATCCTGGCGTCCGATCTCCCCCCCGAGCTCCGGCCCGTCCAGCCGCCGCCGGCCGAGGAGATCGAGACGGTGCTGATCACGGAGGAGACGGTGGAGGCGGTAGAAGCGGTTCAGGCCGTACAGGGTGACGGGGTCGCGACCTTGTCGGACCAGAGTATCATGCAGGTGGTGAACTATGTGCTGTCCCAGCAAAGTGTGCTGCCTGGGGGGgtgaagatggagggagatgaaGGGCAGGAGGTAATACAGACCATGGAGCAGACCATGGAGCAGCAGGAGGTAATACAGACCATGGAGCAGCAGGAGGTAATACAGACCATGGAGCAGCAGGAGGTAATACAGACCATGGAGCAGCAGGAGGTAATACAGACCATGGAGCAGCAGGAGGTAATGCAGACCATGGAGCAGCAGGAGATTATACAGACCATGGAGCAGCAGGAGGTTATACAGACCATGGAGCAGCAGGAGGTTATGCAGACCGTGGAGCagcaggagggagatggagggcagGAGGTAATACAGACCGTGGAGCAGCAGGAGGTAATACAGACCGTGGAGCAGCAGGAG GTTATACAGACCGTGGAGCagcaggagggagatggagggcaAGAGGTTATACAGACCGTGGAGCAGCAGGAGGTAATACAGTCTGTTGAGGTGACTCACATGGCAGAGGTGGAGGGATGTGACAGACGGCACCTAGTAGACTGA